The proteins below come from a single Sorghum bicolor cultivar BTx623 chromosome 4, Sorghum_bicolor_NCBIv3, whole genome shotgun sequence genomic window:
- the LOC110434604 gene encoding GTP 3',8-cyclase, mitochondrial, translating to MMRRCVSELARRRRPDRTVDTMKAGFQCLVNVSSSIRATDSQRCSSTCATSCATDPDVLSRETSSSSEMLVDSFGRFHNYLRISLTERCNLRCQYCMPAEGVELTPKSELLSHDEIIRIADLFVTSGVNKIRLTGGEPTIRKDIEDICLHLSGLKGLKTLAMTTNGIVLSKKLPKLKECGLNALNISLDTLVPAKFEFMTRRKGHSKVLESIDAAVELGYSPVKVNCVIMRGINDDEICNFVELTRHKPINVRFIEFMPFDGNVWNVKKLVPYAEMLDKVRQSYKGVERLQDHPTDTAKNFRIDGHVGTISFITSMTEHFCAGCNRLRLLADGNFKVCLFGPSEVSLREPIRTGVDDAGLKEIIGAAVKRKKAKHAGMFDIAKTANRPMIHIGG from the exons ATGATGCGGCGCTGCGTCTCGGAGttggcccgccgccgccggccggatCGCACG GTTGATACTATGAAGGCAGGATTCCAATGTTTGGTCAATGTTTCCTCTTCAATAAGAGCCACCGACAGCCAAAGGTGCTCAAGTACGTGTGCTACTTCCTGTGCTACGGATCCAGATGTTTTATCGAGAgaaacatcatcatcatcagaaatgcttgttgattcaTTTGGGAGGTTCCACAATTACTTGAGGATCTCCTTGACCGAGCGCTGTAATCTGAGGTGCCAGTACTGTATGCCTGCTGAAGGAGTTGAACTAACACCAAAGTCGGAGCTTCTATCACATGATGAGATaattcgaatcgctgaccttttTGTTACTTCGGGTGTGAATAAGATCCGATTAACTGGTGGAGAACCTACCATACGAAAAGATATTGAAGATATTTGTTTGCATCTTTCTGGTTTGAAGGGACTGAAAACTCTTGCAATGACCACAAATGGAATTGTTCTTTCGAAGAAACTCCCAAAGTTGAAAGAATGTGGACTCAATGCTTTAAATATAAGTTTAGATACACTAGTACCTGCAAAGTTTGAGTTCATGACAAGGCGTAAAGGACACTCAAAGGTCTTGGAATCAATAGATGCTGCTGTAGAACTTGGGTATAGCCCTGTTAAG GTCAACTGTGTCATCATGCGTGGTATAAATGATGATGAGATCTGCAATTTTGTTGAATTGACGAGACACAAGCCCATCAATGTTAGATTTATTGAGTTTATGCCATTTGATGGTAATGTTTGGAATGTGAAGAAGCTAGTTCCTTATGCAGAGATGCTGGACAAAGTG CGGCAAAGTTATAAAGGAGTAGAGAGACTTCAGGATCACCCCACAGACACTGCAAAGAATTTCAGGATTGATGGACATGTTGGGACAATTTCTTTTATTACATCAATGACAGAACATTTTTGTGCTGGCTGCAATAGATTACGGTTATTGGCTGATGGGAACTTCAAGGTGTGCTTATTTGGCCCCTCAGAG GTGAGTTTGAGAGAACCCATCCGTACTGGTGTTGACGATGCTGGACTGAAGGAGATAATCGGTGCTGCA GTTAAAAGGAAGAAAGCTAAACATGCTGGGATGTTTGATATTGCCAAGACAGCAAATAGACCCATGATACATATAGGTGGCTGA